A single genomic interval of Microbacterium sp. zg-Y1090 harbors:
- a CDS encoding cupin domain-containing protein, producing MSPYEVTQIGPLDQWRQHFGGFAPARSRDGRRIVDHELTMQYIGLSANALLPGEEAGYWHTHTQVEELYVFLEGEGQMGLDDDVIDVHPGTAVRVGQNVWRTWRAWPDSPTELRWLCIRAGGEPLPHMPNDSSRDADRPMPW from the coding sequence GTGAGCCCCTACGAGGTGACGCAGATCGGCCCGCTCGACCAGTGGCGGCAGCACTTCGGCGGCTTCGCCCCCGCCCGTTCGCGCGACGGCAGGCGCATCGTCGACCACGAGTTGACCATGCAGTACATCGGCTTGTCCGCCAATGCGCTGCTGCCCGGCGAAGAAGCGGGCTACTGGCACACGCACACGCAGGTCGAGGAACTGTACGTGTTCCTCGAAGGCGAGGGGCAGATGGGCCTCGACGACGACGTGATCGACGTGCATCCTGGCACCGCGGTCCGCGTCGGGCAGAACGTGTGGCGTACCTGGCGCGCGTGGCCGGACAGCCCGACCGAGCTGCGCTGGCTGTGCATCAGGGCCGGCGGGGAACCCCTGCCGCACATGCCGAACGACAGTTCACGCGACGCCGACCGACCGATGCCCTGGTAG